One Triticum aestivum cultivar Chinese Spring unplaced genomic scaffold, IWGSC CS RefSeq v2.1 scaffold110170, whole genome shotgun sequence genomic region harbors:
- the LOC123172658 gene encoding uncharacterized protein: MASAPVEFLGAREGGAGGEALYCAIILWLSAMSWIIFTCVGGDDGGRRRKGRRDTKVFVGAERMCDGTGPHCSGGYGLCGSCVD, from the coding sequence ATGGCGTCGGCGCCGGTGGAGTTCCTGGGCGCGCGGGAGGGCGGGGCCGGCGGGGAGGCGCTCTACTGCGCCATCATCCTCTGGCTGTCCGCCATGTCCTGGATCATCTTCACCTgcgtcggcggcgacgacggcggcaggCGCAGGAAGGGCCGCCGCGACACCAAGGTCTTCGTCGGCGCCGAGCGCATGTGCGACGGCACCGGGCCCCACTGCAGCGGCGGGTACGGCCTCTGCGGCTCCTGCGTCGACTAG